A region from the Biomphalaria glabrata chromosome 14, xgBioGlab47.1, whole genome shotgun sequence genome encodes:
- the LOC106070755 gene encoding uncharacterized protein LOC106070755: MSDSNNHRGCCHSTSGSSRLLNVSNKHLLVCSVGNQIDQQQNPYVLTYEQNYRLSPLNTNDINCARHGVKCQYTEHEFRKATQMTVPKANVTSACTELFRSDLYNIKNRHFDGSKVVFRKAKPIAARMTFKCEQRIYQNGQQQPTPSDISSRYRPVHPLFFRNISSQMWRNPDRKPQLPQLTCRGSYH, from the exons ATGTCGGACAGCAATAACCACCGCGGCTGTTGTCACAGCACATCTGGTAGTAGTCGCTTACTTAATGTGTCGAACAAACACCTTTTGGTGTGTTCTGTTGGAAATCAGATAGATCAG CAACAGAATCCATATGTACTGACCTATGAACAAAACTACCGACTTTCCCCACTGAACACTAACGACATAAACTGTGCGAGGCATGGAGTCAAGTGCCAGTATACAGAACACGAGTTTcgg AAAGCAACTCAAATGACTGTACCAAAGGCCAACGTGACATCGGCATGCACTGAACTATTTAGATCTGACTTGTACAACATAAAAAACAGACATTTTGATGGTTCTAAAGTTGTGTTTCGTAAAGCTAAACCAATAGCAGCAAG GATGACCTTCAAGTGTGAGCAGAGAATATATCAGAATGGTCAGCAACAGCCCACACCATCAGACATCAGCTCTAGATACCGTCCTGTCCATCCACTTTTTTTCCGCAATATATCCAGCCAGATGTGGAGAAATCCGGACAGAAAGCCACAACTTCCACAGTTGACTTGCCGAGGAAGTTACCATTAG